Proteins encoded within one genomic window of Setaria italica strain Yugu1 chromosome IV, Setaria_italica_v2.0, whole genome shotgun sequence:
- the LOC101783368 gene encoding serine/arginine repetitive matrix protein 2 produces the protein MAAAVFRSGARRGDAFAALEDAGSATRGRQAASGGSGGGGGSSVRRSRSLSRFPPPSPSPEDEATPSSRFVNKVRGGAFPPEVSLDDLADEFFRARAESEDDDEEESVGRGRSRFPAPAEKGGGGGRRSSTARYARETESSLQRGRSVSRPPAERRGVAPSAANGGPAARRQRYASVDRRASMDRHRWCDSDNDMEVSHRNVSRGIHTKSSSGNSLQNSFNKPSKANQALKRSTSQKDFFYSRDSSSSHSSLTDDDSRSSHSFHIRNQKAVYGLDKDHQISDEAGNVLYDVMRKEVRQAVEEIRTQLEKAVTKSEPPEKALSSDAQPTQVITELRRSYTSKLEESEKRKQELLAQLAAEEQHGHELTKIVRELLPTPKKTANLQRQPRHRRRSNDRSKVSKRLTEEAEQYFEDFLSNVEDTDFSSFDGERSDTSSTRKDVLHHAMMETPVALPKVASPAEADGVVLPWLQWETANDLQTSPCKTKAEGESMACSTSNQTVSSRGSWSPGDYSTSTASKDKLLARFEEVGIRQSSCPHFAGTSSFHIDDYLHLRQSEDLLFEKWRQKQRIESGGLFLCSRPTIL, from the exons atggcggcggcggtgttccGCTCGGGGGCGAGGCGGGGGGACGCCTTCGCGGCCCTGGAGGACGCGGGCTCCGCCacgcgcgggcggcaggcggcctccggaggcagcggcggcggcgggggcagcagCGTCCGGCGGTCGAGGAGCCTGAGCCGgttcccgccgccgtcgccgtcgcccgaGGACGAGGCGACGCCGTCCTCGAGGTTCGTCAACAAGGTGCGGGGCGGCGCGTTCCCGCCGGAGGTCAGCCTCGACGACCTCGCCGACGAGTTCTTCCGGGCCAGGGCGGAGtccgaagacgacgacgaggaggaaagTGTTGGGCGCGGCCGGTCGAGGTTCCCGGCGCCCGCcgagaagggcggcggcggcggtcggcggagCTCCACCGCGCGGTACGCCAGGGAGACGGAGTCGTCGCTGCAGCGGGGGCGCTCCGtgtcgcggccgccggccgagcGACGAGGCGTGGCGCCCAGTGCGGCGAATGGCGGCCCTGCGGCGAGGAGGCAGCGGTATGCGTCAGTGGACCGGCGCGCTTCCATGGATCGGCATCGGTGGTGCGATTCTGAT AATGATATGGAAGTTTCTCACCGGAATGTTTCTAGGGGGATACATACTAAAAGTAGTAGTGGCAATAGCCTGCAGAATTCATTCAATAAGCCATCTAAAGCAAATCAAGCTTTGAAGAGGTCTACAAGTCAAAAGGATTTCTTTTATTCACGAGATAGCAGCTCG AGCCATTCTTCGCTTACTGATGATGATTCTAGGAGTTCTCACTCTTTCCATATCAGGAATCAGAAGGCAGTATATGGTCTTGACAAG GACCACCAAATTAGTGATGAGGCTGGAAATGTATTGTATGATGTAATGCGTAAAGAAGTTAGGCAAGCTGTTGAAGAAATCAGGACTCAGCTTGAAAAG GCCGTGACAAAATCAGAACCTCCAGAAAAGGCATTAAGTAGTGATGCACAACCAACTCAAGTTATTACTGAGCTCCGAAGGAGCTATACTAGTAAATTGGAAGAG TCAGAGAAGCGGAAACAGGAATTGTTAGCTCAATTGGCCGCAGAAGAACAACATGGTCATGAGCTCACAAAAATAGTTAGAGAACTGCTACCTACTCCTAAGAAGACTGCAAATCTCCAAAGGCAGCCGCGGCACAGAAGG AGGAGCAATGATAGATCAAAGGTGTCAAAACGACTTACTGAAGAGGCCGAGCAATACTTTGAAGATTTCCTATCAAACGTTGAAGACACCGACTTTTCATCTTTTGATGGAGAAAGAAGTGACACAAGTTCAACAAGGAAAGATGTGTTACATCATGCTATGATGGAAACTCCAGTGGCTCTCCCGAAAGTTGCTTCACCTGCTGAGGCAGATGGCGTTGTCCTTCCTTGGCTGCAATGGGAAACTGCCAATGATCTTCAAACCTCCCCATGCAAAACCAAGGCTGAG GGAGAAAGCATGGCATGCAGCACTAGCAATCAGACTGTGAGCAGCCGTGGGAGCTGGAGCCCTGGAGACTACTCCACTTCAACTGCCTCTAAAGATAAACTGCTGGCCAGGTTTGAGGAGGTCGGGATTCGCCAAAGCAGCTGCCCTCATTTTGCTGGAACCTCGTCATTTCACATTGACGACTATCTGCATCTGCGGCAGAGTGAGGACCTCCTCTTTGAGAAGTGGAGGCAGAAGCAAAGAATCGAGTCTGGCGGCCTGTTCCTGTGCAGTAGACCGACAATATTGTAG